Proteins encoded together in one Henckelia pumila isolate YLH828 unplaced genomic scaffold, ASM3356847v2 CTG_477:::fragment_3, whole genome shotgun sequence window:
- the LOC140872905 gene encoding uncharacterized protein, translated as MATRIRGNNMPAARPHPNSSKATSNQDSTSSQKQTPNHLKSTNVSKQQSKRPTPGDTTTSHKPTYVRRSTFDDPSSTSTTQNTRVSFSSKSATTQRSTVPARKQSTSQYTRPASGVKKRFIYVKKQDIGTSTSTAATTKEQMRIPPEKVEVSDAHDVIQPEQNPKDQESPINEAKEEETKADVSVQVAKEPIGNENTKAENIDHKDVDLKNDSRQDITLDVKTEDVSQVPEETFNNVNQELPEASNINEIDSSTNKTHENVADNPTSEAEETNKEPEKTLVSDQKEAVGAESDEVHETKEKRETANHVAAKTQVVAKAKKESVVSNDVIEETASKLREQRKNKVKALAGAFETVISLQEQK; from the coding sequence ATGGCCACGAGAATCAGAGGCAATAACATGCCAGCTGCGAGGCCTCACCCCAATTCATCCAAAGCAACCTCTAATCAAGATTCAACATCATCACAAAAACAGACCCCGAACCATCTCAAGTCCACCAACGTCTCGAAGCAACAAAGCAAGAGACCGACCCCCGGAGACACTACTACTTCCCACAAGCCCACTTATGTAAGGAGAAGCACTTTCGACGACCCTTCATCTACCTCTACCACGCAAAACACTCGCGTCTCATTTTCGAGCAAATCGGCTACCACGCAGAGGAGTACCGTGCCTGCCCGAAAACAGAGTACTTCCCAGTATACTAGACCTGCGAGTGGCGTGAAAAAGAGATTCATATATGTCAAGAAGCAAGATATCGGAACAAGTACTAGTACTGCTGCAACCACAAAAGAACAGATGAGGATCCCGCCTGAGAAAGTCGAGGTTTCCGATGCACACGACGTTATACAACCCGAACAGAACCCAAAAGATCAAGAATCACCCATCAATGAAGCCAAAGAAGAGGAAACCAAGGCTGATGTTTCGGTGCAGGTAGCTAAGGAACCGATCGGTAACGAGAATACCAAAGCAGAGAATATTGATCATAAAGATGTAGATCTCAAGAATGACTCCAGACAGGATATAACTCTGGATGTCAAGACAGAAGACGTATCACAGGTGCCGGAAGAAACCTTCAACAACGTTAATCAAGAACTTCCCGAAGCGAGCAATATAAACGAAATCGACAGCAGTACTAATAAAACCCATGAAAATGTTGCGGATAATCCCACTTCAGAAGCTGAAGAGACGAACAAAGAGCCGGAAAAAACGTTGGTGTCTGATCAAAAGGAAGCAGTGGGAGCCGAAAGTGATGAAGTTCATGAGACAAAGGAGAAGCGGGAAACGGCGAATCACGTGGCGGCGAAAACACAAGTAGTTGCGAAAGCGAAGAAGGAATCCGTAGTATCCAACGATGTGATAGAGGAGACAGCAAGCAAGCTTCGGGAGCAGAGGAAAAATAAGGTGAAGGCGCTTGCTGGGGCATTTGAAACTGTCATTTCCTTACAGGAACAGAAGTGA